The genomic region taaaaatatcagaatattgaaataagatcTTTACTGAAAATTAAAAGGTTTTTACAATAAGatactatttataaaatactaggataataaaaattaatgtacttcaatttttaaaaagtatttaaatgtcTGTTCTTGTAAATCTaagatttaaaatgatgttgaaaatgaattttcatTGTTAGAACAATCAGCAGAagtcaaatattgttgtagccttaattttaattacatgtttaaGACTGCAGAGCAAATAGACGATGGAGAGTGAGGATTACACTGACTCTGACAACACTGCAGTGACCGATGAGCAGGCGGCGCAGCAGCATATGATCCACGCCCTGCTGCAGGCCGTCATTGTGGGCGTTATTGGCTTCGTGAGCGTCACAGGGAACCTTATCGCCCTGGGAACCTTGATCCACAACAGAAAGGTGCTGCGAACTCCAATCTATATTGTGATTGGTGGCCTTGCCTTGGCTGACATTGTTGTGTCAGTTATGAATGTTCCAGAGGAAATCATAAACAAAGCCGAGAAAGGTGACATCAAGTCTCCTGTGTGGTGCAAAGTTTATGGACTGTTGTTTAATTCTTGTCAGTATATTGCAGCATTTCATCTTGTTGTATTATCAGTTTTTCGTGGTATTTTACTCACAGACAGAGCTCATCATGGCCCTACAGCGAAGATCACTGTTGGAACGTGTTTCATCCTGTGGGCAATTTCGTTACTGGCTAACATACCCATggtgcatttattttcattaatgaaGCAATCTAACACATGTACAGTTATTTTTGGAAATAATGATGAAAAATCTCCTTACACCAAACCAGATGAAGTGATTCGATCGGAAGAACTGTATCTTCTGTTGTCTGCAGCATTCTCCTTCTTCTTGCCCCTTGTGTTGATCTTTGTCATATACTTAGTGACTGGTTATATGAGCCAAAGATACTTCGAAGACAGCTACTCGAGGCGAGAAAGGCGTCTTTCTAAAATGATAACATACCTCATTGTAGTGTTTGCAATGTGTCACTTGCCCTCTGAAATGGTTGAAATCTTGTTACATTACCAGCTAAAGAACACTGACTTTCAAGTAGCACTATACAAAGACCGCACAAAATTCCAAGTTTGGAACCATGTAAACCAATACCTGTCAATTTTAGCCATGTTAGATATGGCTCTGAGGCCAGTTATTTATGCTACTATGTCACGAGAGTTTGGCGCTGTATATGACAGCATTATAAACTGTACTGCGTGTAAGAAAGATGATGACGAAATGATGCCACCCCAACTGCGGCGTCGGCAGCAGGAGATCGAGGAAGTGGTCACATCACCTAACTCGCCACTGCACCTGGACTCAGAGCCGTCACCACTGACACCCCTCAAACATGATATGGAGAAGTCCGCCCTGGAAGAGGAGGAGGTGGACTCATCGGCTGATTTCCTACTGAGGAAGCAACCCAACATGCAGGAGTACATTATTGACACTGAGATCATTGAACAAATGGAACCTGAACACAAGTTCTAAAGTTCACTTACATGTTGTTATGGTGTACATATTTGGACAAGTTATCTTTTTACGCATTGCTACCACATCTTGTCTTCATGTTTTGatatgatgatttttttctctttaaaaatgttgaattgcCTGCTGCTATTTTTAGAATATAACCTATAATTTTGTGCTTTAAAATGGATAATTTTCATTCAGCAAGAACAATCTTgagttgtttttaatatttaagttagtCGACTAAACTTTATAGACAAGCCCACAGCTTATTAACTAGATGTTTTCTAGACAAATAGATGTTGGTACATTTTTATCTTGTCTATTTTCATAGAGAATAATGTTTACCATAGGTAATTTGATATCCTTGGTGTAATTGTCATCATGCAAAATCCTAGTCTTGGCAATATCTAAAAAACTATTTCAgggtatttaaatgaaatgttgcCATTGACAATACGAACATGTATAGAAAGTCCAATAACTTTActtcaataattgttgaatGATGCCCCTTTCTGCCAc from Mya arenaria isolate MELC-2E11 chromosome 3, ASM2691426v1 harbors:
- the LOC128227025 gene encoding somatostatin receptor type 5-like produces the protein MESEDYTDSDNTAVTDEQAAQQHMIHALLQAVIVGVIGFVSVTGNLIALGTLIHNRKVLRTPIYIVIGGLALADIVVSVMNVPEEIINKAEKGDIKSPVWCKVYGLLFNSCQYIAAFHLVVLSVFRGILLTDRAHHGPTAKITVGTCFILWAISLLANIPMVHLFSLMKQSNTCTVIFGNNDEKSPYTKPDEVIRSEELYLLLSAAFSFFLPLVLIFVIYLVTGYMSQRYFEDSYSRRERRLSKMITYLIVVFAMCHLPSEMVEILLHYQLKNTDFQVALYKDRTKFQVWNHVNQYLSILAMLDMALRPVIYATMSREFGAVYDSIINCTACKKDDDEMMPPQLRRRQQEIEEVVTSPNSPLHLDSEPSPLTPLKHDMEKSALEEEEVDSSADFLLRKQPNMQEYIIDTEIIEQMEPEHKF